One genomic segment of Rhizobium gallicum bv. gallicum R602sp includes these proteins:
- a CDS encoding ABC transporter ATP-binding protein yields MHTLFPRARKSPPRHNRFLKFFRDYPHNAERDRRRLRMRKFLSYYRPHLPLLLADLLCAILVAGTAVALPLCANFVTSRLLALPNMPEAYEQILAVGAFMLAILAIQTVAIFFVDYQGHVMGARIEAAVRQELFEHCQKLSFSFYDRQRTGQLMSRITNDSLWLGELFHHGPEDLSIAVLKYGGAMLVLFFIDPPLASLILLLTPVAAAYALHFNRRMNRALEASKRQIAAVNERVEDALAGIRVVQSFANEALEQERFATLNRRFLQGRADGYRSEAWFSVGTETFAQLITILVIVIGGLRILTAELSVADILTFLLCVAVLVDPMQRLANFARLWQEGYTGFVRAMEILEIAPDVFDRPAARPMPAPRGEISFSDVVFGYESDCPKVLERLSLTIAPGEFVALVGPSGVGKSTLCALIPRFYDVQAGVIRIDGTDIRDVTLSSLRRHVGVVQQDVYLFAGTVAENLRYGRPDATDAEVEAAARAANAHDFITALPNGYATDIGQRGVKLSGGQRQRLTIARAFLKDPAILIFDEATSALDNESERAVQKALLNLANGRTTLVIAHRLSTVRHADRILVLTGDGIIEEGTHNDLMAQQGVYANLHSVQASI; encoded by the coding sequence ATGCACACTCTGTTCCCCCGCGCGAGGAAAAGCCCGCCGCGCCATAACCGGTTCCTGAAATTCTTCCGCGACTATCCGCACAACGCCGAGCGCGACCGGCGTCGCTTGCGCATGCGCAAGTTCCTCTCCTACTATCGCCCACACCTGCCTTTGCTGCTGGCGGATCTGCTCTGCGCAATCCTCGTCGCCGGTACGGCGGTGGCGCTGCCGCTCTGTGCCAACTTCGTCACCAGCCGCCTTCTGGCCCTGCCCAACATGCCGGAGGCCTACGAGCAGATCCTTGCCGTCGGCGCCTTCATGCTTGCCATCCTGGCGATCCAAACCGTTGCCATCTTCTTCGTCGACTATCAGGGGCACGTGATGGGCGCCCGGATCGAGGCCGCCGTCCGGCAGGAGCTCTTCGAACACTGCCAGAAGCTCTCGTTCAGCTTCTACGACCGTCAACGCACCGGGCAGTTGATGAGCCGCATCACGAACGATTCCCTGTGGCTGGGCGAGCTCTTCCACCACGGCCCGGAGGACCTCTCCATTGCCGTACTCAAGTATGGCGGCGCCATGCTGGTGCTGTTCTTCATCGATCCACCTTTGGCCAGCCTCATCCTGCTGCTCACGCCGGTGGCGGCGGCTTATGCGCTGCATTTCAACCGGCGCATGAACCGCGCGCTCGAAGCGAGCAAGCGGCAGATCGCCGCCGTCAACGAACGCGTGGAGGACGCACTGGCGGGCATTCGCGTCGTCCAGTCCTTCGCCAACGAGGCGCTGGAGCAGGAGCGTTTTGCCACGCTGAACCGGCGGTTCCTGCAGGGCCGCGCCGACGGCTACCGCAGCGAGGCCTGGTTTTCGGTGGGCACCGAAACTTTCGCACAGCTCATCACCATACTTGTCATCGTGATCGGGGGGCTGCGCATCCTGACGGCGGAGCTGTCCGTGGCGGACATCCTCACCTTTCTGCTCTGCGTGGCGGTGCTGGTCGATCCGATGCAGCGGCTCGCCAATTTCGCCCGCCTCTGGCAGGAGGGCTATACCGGTTTCGTTCGGGCCATGGAGATCCTCGAGATCGCACCGGACGTCTTCGATCGCCCGGCCGCCCGTCCCATGCCGGCTCCAAGGGGTGAGATCAGTTTTTCCGACGTCGTCTTCGGCTACGAGTCGGATTGCCCCAAGGTGCTCGAGCGACTCTCGCTTACCATTGCGCCGGGCGAGTTCGTGGCCTTGGTTGGTCCTTCAGGGGTGGGCAAGAGCACGCTTTGCGCGCTCATCCCGCGCTTTTACGATGTGCAGGCCGGGGTGATCCGCATTGACGGTACCGACATTCGCGACGTGACGCTCTCCTCACTGCGGCGACATGTCGGGGTGGTGCAGCAGGACGTCTATCTCTTTGCCGGCACCGTGGCGGAGAATCTTCGCTACGGCCGGCCCGACGCGACCGATGCCGAGGTCGAGGCCGCCGCCCGTGCCGCCAACGCTCACGACTTCATCACGGCTCTGCCAAATGGCTACGCGACCGATATCGGCCAACGCGGTGTCAAGCTTTCGGGCGGCCAGCGGCAGCGCCTCACGATAGCGCGCGCTTTCCTCAAGGATCCGGCAATCCTGATCTTCGACGAGGCCACCAGCGCGCTCGACAACGAGAGCGAACGGGCGGTTCAGAAGGCGCTGCTCAATCTCGCGAACGGCCGAACCACCCTGGTCATCGCCCACCGCCTCTCCACCGTCCGCCATGCCGACCGCATCCTGGTGCTCACAGGCGATGGCATCATCGAAGAGGGCACCCATAACGACCTCATGGCGCAGCAAGGCGTCTATGCCAACCTGCACAGCGTGCAGGCAAGCATTTGA
- a CDS encoding NAD kinase, whose translation MGRSFQTLCFLASSATEALAAREELIGLYGEVPAEEADVIVALGGDGFMLQTLHSTMNSGKLVYGMNRGSVGFLMNDYRTEKLQDRICAAVENAFHPLQMTTANADGTNSTALAINEVSLFRQSYQAAKLRVEVDGHVRLAELICDGLMVATPAGSTAYNLSAHGPILPLEAPLLAMTPVSAFRPRRWRGALLPNKVTVDIHILEAEKRPVNAVADNAEVKSVLHIRIAQSEHMTARILSDPDRSWSDRILAEQFED comes from the coding sequence ATGGGCCGTTCATTTCAGACGCTTTGTTTCCTCGCTTCCTCGGCAACAGAGGCGCTTGCCGCTCGGGAAGAGTTGATTGGCCTTTATGGGGAGGTTCCCGCCGAGGAAGCCGATGTCATCGTGGCGCTCGGCGGCGACGGCTTCATGCTGCAGACGCTGCACAGCACGATGAATTCCGGCAAGCTCGTCTATGGCATGAACCGCGGTTCTGTCGGTTTCCTGATGAACGACTATCGCACCGAAAAACTGCAGGACCGCATCTGCGCGGCCGTCGAGAATGCCTTCCATCCCCTGCAGATGACGACGGCCAACGCCGACGGCACCAATTCCACGGCACTCGCCATCAACGAAGTCTCGCTCTTCCGTCAGTCCTATCAGGCCGCCAAGCTGCGCGTCGAGGTCGACGGGCATGTGCGTCTCGCGGAACTGATCTGCGACGGCCTCATGGTGGCAACGCCCGCGGGCTCCACCGCCTATAACCTTTCAGCCCACGGCCCGATCCTGCCGCTGGAAGCGCCGCTGCTTGCCATGACGCCGGTCAGCGCCTTCCGCCCGCGCCGCTGGCGCGGCGCGCTGCTGCCGAACAAGGTGACGGTCGACATCCATATTCTCGAGGCCGAAAAGCGGCCTGTGAATGCGGTTGCCGACAATGCCGAGGTCAAATCCGTGCTGCATATCCGCATCGCCCAGTCGGAGCACATGACGGCGCGCATCCTTTCCGATCCGGACCGCTCATGGTCGGATCGCATTCTTGCCGAACAATTCGAGGATTGA
- the tuf gene encoding elongation factor Tu — protein MAKSKFERNKPHVNIGTIGHVDHGKTSLTAAITKYFGEFKAYDQIDAAPEEKARGITISTAHVEYETANRHYAHVDCPGHADYVKNMITGAAQMDGAILVCSAADGPMPQTREHILLARQVGVPAIVVFLNKVDQVDDAELLELVELEVRELLSSYDFPGDDIPVVKGSALAALEDSDKKIGEDAIRELMAQVDAYIPTPERPIDQPFLMPIEDVFSISGRGTVVTGRVERGIVKVGEEVEIVGIRPTSKTTVTGVEMFRKLLDQGQAGDNIGALIRGVNRDGVERGQILCKPGSVKPHKKFKAEAYILTKEEGGRHTPFFTNYRPQFYFRTTDVTGIVTLPEGTEMVMPGDNVTVDVELIVPIAMEEKLRFAIREGGRTVGAGIVASIVE, from the coding sequence ATGGCAAAGAGTAAGTTTGAGCGCAACAAGCCGCACGTTAACATCGGCACGATCGGCCACGTTGACCACGGCAAGACGTCTCTGACGGCGGCGATCACGAAGTACTTCGGCGAGTTCAAGGCGTATGACCAGATCGACGCTGCGCCGGAAGAAAAGGCTCGCGGGATCACGATTTCGACGGCGCATGTCGAGTATGAGACGGCCAACCGCCACTACGCGCACGTCGACTGCCCCGGCCACGCCGACTACGTCAAGAACATGATCACCGGTGCCGCACAGATGGACGGCGCGATCCTGGTGTGCTCGGCTGCCGACGGCCCGATGCCGCAGACCCGCGAACACATCCTGCTCGCCCGCCAGGTCGGCGTTCCGGCAATCGTCGTGTTCCTGAACAAGGTCGACCAGGTCGACGACGCCGAGCTTCTCGAGCTCGTCGAGCTGGAAGTGCGCGAACTGCTGTCGTCCTACGACTTCCCGGGCGACGACATCCCGGTTGTCAAGGGTTCGGCGTTGGCTGCTCTTGAAGATTCCGACAAGAAGATTGGCGAAGACGCGATCCGCGAACTGATGGCCCAGGTCGACGCCTACATCCCGACGCCTGAGCGTCCGATCGACCAGCCGTTCCTGATGCCGATCGAAGACGTGTTCTCGATCTCGGGCCGCGGTACGGTCGTGACCGGCCGCGTCGAGCGCGGTATCGTCAAGGTTGGCGAAGAAGTCGAGATCGTCGGCATCCGCCCGACCTCGAAGACGACGGTGACCGGCGTTGAAATGTTCCGCAAGCTGCTTGACCAGGGCCAGGCCGGCGACAACATCGGCGCACTGATCCGCGGCGTGAACCGCGACGGCGTCGAGCGTGGCCAGATCCTGTGCAAGCCGGGTTCGGTGAAGCCGCACAAGAAGTTCAAGGCTGAAGCCTACATCCTGACGAAGGAAGAAGGCGGCCGTCATACGCCGTTCTTCACCAACTACCGTCCGCAGTTCTACTTCCGCACGACGGACGTGACGGGCATCGTGACGCTGCCGGAAGGCACCGAAATGGTGATGCCGGGCGACAACGTCACGGTTGACGTCGAGCTGATCGTGCCGATCGCCATGGAAGAAAAGCTGCGCTTCGCCATCCGCGAAGGCGGCCGCACCGTCGGCGCCGGTATCGTTGCATCGATCGTAGAGTAA
- a CDS encoding LysR family transcriptional regulator: protein MSHPDLNLLITLDVLLTECSVARAARRLRLSPSAMSRALARLREATGDPLLVRAGRGLVATPRAIELRERVGQLVQDAKAVLRPVETLDLTRLVQTFTLRNQDGFVENFGPDLVARVGKQAPGVQLRFVPKPDRDSAPLRDGSVDLETGVVGKAMGPEVRAQALFRDRFVGVVRMGHPLCEVAITPADYAAGRHILISRRGLARGPVDDALEPFDLKREIVTVVGGFSEALALARASDLIASVPERYTGNLRDGMFSFPLPVSPPDITISLLWHPRTDLDPAHRWLRECVREVCAGRPPARAVSSSPSLW from the coding sequence ATGTCGCATCCCGATCTCAATCTGCTTATCACCCTAGATGTGCTCCTGACGGAATGCAGCGTCGCCCGCGCCGCCAGAAGGCTGCGGCTAAGCCCGTCCGCGATGAGCCGCGCGCTGGCGCGATTGCGGGAGGCGACCGGCGATCCGCTGCTGGTTCGAGCCGGACGCGGCCTTGTTGCGACGCCGCGGGCGATCGAGCTTCGCGAGCGCGTCGGCCAGCTCGTGCAGGACGCTAAAGCCGTTCTGCGTCCCGTCGAGACACTCGACCTGACACGGCTTGTGCAGACATTCACGCTCAGAAACCAGGATGGCTTTGTCGAGAATTTCGGACCTGATCTCGTTGCACGTGTCGGCAAACAGGCGCCGGGCGTGCAGTTGCGTTTCGTACCTAAGCCGGACAGGGACAGCGCGCCGCTGCGCGACGGAAGCGTTGACCTGGAAACGGGCGTCGTCGGAAAAGCCATGGGGCCGGAGGTGCGCGCGCAAGCGCTGTTCCGAGACCGCTTCGTCGGCGTTGTCCGGATGGGGCATCCGTTGTGCGAGGTTGCGATCACGCCTGCCGATTACGCTGCCGGCCGGCACATCCTCATCTCGCGGCGAGGGCTCGCCAGGGGGCCGGTTGATGACGCGCTTGAGCCATTCGACCTGAAGCGGGAGATTGTAACGGTCGTTGGCGGCTTTTCGGAAGCTCTGGCTCTGGCGCGTGCCTCGGATCTCATCGCCAGTGTCCCCGAACGCTATACGGGAAACCTGCGTGACGGGATGTTCTCTTTCCCTCTGCCGGTTTCGCCGCCGGACATTACGATCTCGCTGTTGTGGCACCCGCGGACGGACCTCGATCCGGCGCATCGCTGGCTGCGCGAGTGCGTTCGGGAGGTCTGTGCGGGCAGGCCGCCGGCTCGAGCAGTCAGTTCGTCGCCTTCTCTATGGTGA
- the rlmB gene encoding 23S rRNA (guanosine(2251)-2'-O)-methyltransferase RlmB — MSKDNKSGGKPATDKSPKDTHYATLRRAHRDAKRERGEIPTPPPHKRKRGGEDWKAPALTADQVYLYGLHTVRAAIENPERKNVKLTVTQNALTRLEIDAGQLGIPVEIVSPQDIDKVLGPDAIHQGVMLETRPLPVRRLEALKDSPLLLVLDQVTDPHNVGAIMRSAVAFNAGAVITTQRHSPTESGVLAKSASGALELIPYIQITNLADALGELHRLGFFSIGLDSEGPAPIEGTFSGDKVALVLGSEGKGLRQKTRETVSALARLDMPGAIKSLNVSNAAAIAMYAARLHLKK, encoded by the coding sequence ATGAGCAAAGACAACAAATCCGGCGGCAAGCCCGCAACCGACAAGTCCCCCAAGGATACGCACTACGCCACTCTGCGGCGTGCCCACCGTGATGCCAAGCGCGAGCGCGGCGAAATTCCGACGCCTCCTCCGCACAAGCGCAAACGCGGCGGCGAGGATTGGAAGGCGCCGGCGCTTACGGCCGACCAGGTTTATCTCTACGGCCTGCATACCGTGCGCGCCGCAATCGAAAATCCCGAGCGGAAAAACGTCAAGCTGACGGTGACGCAGAATGCGCTCACCCGCCTCGAAATCGATGCCGGCCAGCTCGGCATTCCAGTCGAGATCGTCTCGCCGCAGGATATCGACAAGGTGCTCGGCCCCGATGCGATCCACCAGGGCGTGATGCTGGAGACCCGCCCCCTGCCCGTCCGGCGCCTGGAGGCGCTGAAAGACAGCCCGCTGCTCCTCGTGCTCGACCAGGTCACCGATCCGCACAATGTCGGCGCCATCATGCGCTCGGCCGTCGCCTTCAATGCAGGCGCCGTTATCACCACGCAAAGACACAGCCCGACCGAATCGGGCGTGCTTGCGAAATCGGCTTCCGGCGCGCTCGAACTCATTCCTTATATACAGATTACCAATCTTGCCGACGCGCTTGGTGAATTGCACCGGCTCGGCTTCTTCTCGATCGGCCTCGATTCCGAAGGACCAGCGCCGATCGAAGGCACGTTCTCAGGCGACAAGGTTGCGCTCGTCCTCGGTTCCGAAGGCAAGGGTCTCAGGCAGAAGACGCGCGAGACCGTCAGCGCGCTTGCGCGGCTCGACATGCCGGGCGCGATCAAATCGCTGAACGTCTCGAACGCGGCTGCGATCGCGATGTATGCGGCCCGGCTTCATCTGAAGAAATAA
- a CDS encoding MFS transporter gives MTSCTDDPTNDGITPASSVRWALAGLCLSMLLPSLGTSIANVALPTLAQVFVAPFQQVQWVILAYLLAITILIVGIGRLGDIAGRRRVLLAGLVVFVVASALCGLAPSLWWLIAARAAQGLGAAVLMALTMAFVGETVPKQRTGSAIGLLGAMSAIGTALGPSLGGIAIAWLGWRAIFLVNIPLGLLAFFLAHHFLPVDRDTPKTDRPGFDALGTLLLAGALAAYALAMTIGRGHFGTLNATLLTLALTGIVLFVFTEAKVASPLIPLAAFRNFEFSANLAMNTLVSTIMMATLVVSPFYLSRALGLNAAFVGMVMSIGPVVSALTGAPAGRLVDRLGAPFVVIVGLIEMAVGTVALSVLPAMFGVAGYIAAIAVLTPGYQLFQAANNTAVMTGIPSDRRGVVSGLLSLSRNLGLITGASVMGAVFSFAAMTTDITTAGPEAVATGMQVTFAVAAALTAVAIAIAVQGRALAMRPPPRGDRSA, from the coding sequence ATGACCTCCTGCACAGATGACCCCACCAACGATGGCATAACCCCGGCAAGCTCGGTTCGATGGGCGCTTGCCGGCCTTTGCCTATCCATGCTGCTACCTTCGCTCGGCACCAGCATTGCCAATGTCGCCTTGCCGACATTGGCTCAGGTGTTCGTCGCACCATTCCAACAGGTGCAGTGGGTCATTCTTGCCTACCTCCTGGCGATCACGATCTTGATCGTCGGCATCGGACGGCTGGGCGACATTGCCGGGCGCCGCAGGGTTCTCCTGGCGGGGCTGGTCGTGTTTGTTGTCGCCTCGGCGCTCTGCGGCCTTGCGCCCTCGCTCTGGTGGCTGATTGCCGCCCGTGCCGCGCAGGGCCTCGGCGCCGCCGTCCTGATGGCGCTGACCATGGCGTTCGTCGGCGAGACGGTCCCCAAGCAAAGAACCGGCAGCGCCATCGGACTGCTTGGAGCGATGTCGGCAATCGGCACCGCGCTCGGTCCGTCGCTTGGCGGCATTGCGATCGCCTGGCTCGGCTGGCGGGCAATCTTTCTCGTCAACATCCCGCTCGGTCTGCTGGCCTTTTTTCTTGCCCACCATTTCCTGCCCGTCGACCGCGATACGCCGAAAACGGACCGCCCTGGCTTCGACGCTCTGGGCACACTGCTGCTTGCCGGCGCGCTCGCCGCCTATGCTCTCGCCATGACGATAGGGCGCGGCCATTTCGGCACGCTGAATGCGACGCTCCTGACGCTTGCACTCACCGGCATCGTCCTCTTTGTTTTCACCGAGGCGAAGGTGGCATCGCCCTTGATCCCATTGGCAGCATTTCGCAATTTTGAGTTCAGCGCCAACCTTGCCATGAACACCCTCGTCTCGACGATAATGATGGCGACGCTGGTGGTAAGCCCGTTCTATCTCTCCCGTGCGCTCGGGCTCAACGCGGCGTTCGTTGGAATGGTCATGTCGATTGGCCCGGTTGTCTCGGCGCTGACCGGCGCCCCGGCTGGCCGTCTGGTCGACCGTTTGGGCGCGCCGTTCGTGGTCATCGTCGGGCTCATCGAAATGGCCGTCGGTACAGTTGCCCTATCCGTTCTTCCGGCAATGTTCGGCGTTGCCGGCTACATTGCCGCCATCGCCGTCCTGACCCCTGGTTATCAGTTGTTCCAGGCAGCCAACAACACCGCCGTCATGACGGGCATCCCCTCCGATCGGCGGGGCGTCGTTTCCGGCCTGCTCAGCCTGTCGCGCAATCTCGGGCTTATCACCGGCGCTTCCGTCATGGGCGCCGTGTTCTCCTTTGCCGCGATGACGACCGATATCACGACGGCAGGTCCCGAAGCCGTTGCCACCGGCATGCAGGTCACCTTCGCCGTCGCGGCGGCTCTGACCGCCGTCGCGATCGCCATCGCCGTCCAAGGCCGCGCCCTTGCCATGCGTCCCCCGCCTCGCGGGGACAGGTCGGCTTAA